In Gemmatimonadaceae bacterium, the DNA window CGGCCTCGCGCGGGCCAGCGAGGCGATGCCGCGCGTCGACGAGGTCCTGGTCCCCATCCAGCGCGACCTGTTCGCGATCGGCGCGCTGCTCGCCACGCCAGATCGCGCGAAGATGAAACAGCATCTCGACAAGGCGCGCATCGACGACGGGCGCATCGCGGAACTCGAGCGCGCGATCGACGACGCCGACGCCGAACTGGAACCGCTCAAGGCGTTCATCATCCCGGGGGGCACGCCAAAGGCCGCCGCGCTCCACCTCGCCCGCACCGTGTGCCGGCGCGCCGAGCGCCGCGTGGTCGCGTTGCGCGGCACGGTGGACGTGCCCGACCTCGCCATCATCTATCTGAACCGGCTGTCCGACCTGCTGTTCACCCTCGCCCGCGTGGCCAACCGGCGGGCCGGTGCCGGCGAGGTGACATGGTAGCGCGCCGTCCGCGGAATCGGCGCGCATGATCGAGACCACGTACCGCGTCCACATCATGCCCGGGGCGCTCGACGCGCTCGGGGGCGTGGTGCGCGTCGTGGCCCGGGGCCACCGCTATGCGATCATCACCGACAGCACCGTGGGCCCGCTGTACGCCGCGCGCGCGCAGGAAGCGCTGGCCGGC includes these proteins:
- a CDS encoding cob(I)yrinic acid a,c-diamide adenosyltransferase, which gives rise to MKIYTRTGDTGDTGLFGGGRTPKNDPRVEAYGDVDELNAAIGLARASEAMPRVDEVLVPIQRDLFAIGALLATPDRAKMKQHLDKARIDDGRIAELERAIDDADAELEPLKAFIIPGGTPKAAALHLARTVCRRAERRVVALRGTVDVPDLAIIYLNRLSDLLFTLARVANRRAGAGEVTW